The sequence CTTTCTAGGATCGGCCAATGCCGAAAAGGCCCTGGCCTACCCCCACCATCACCCCCGCTTTGACTTCGACGAAACGGCCCTCGGACTGGGGGTAGAGATGTTTGTGCGCTGTGTGGAAGCGTACTGCCCTAGGCGTTGAGGCCGCAGCCATCCTTCGCTGAACGAGCGGTTTTGGTCAAGAATTTCCTCGTCAGGGAACCTTAAACCTGAAGATATTGCAAAACTACCGATGTGATGCAGCGGTAATCGACAATAGGACAGGTGTTAAGGGTGGGCAAAATGGCAGGCATCAGCAACCGGGTGGCTAGTGGCCCTGACGTCCCCACTCCCACTGCGATCGCCCCTTGGCATCAGGCGATCGCGGCGATCGCCCGGCAAATTCGCCAGTCCCTCGATCTGACCACGATTTTGACGAACAGCGTTGAAGCCGTTCAGAGGCTGTTAGACTGCGATCGCGCTCTACTTTATCAGTTTGCCACCGACCACAGCGGTCAAGTCGTCGTTGAAGCTGTGCAGAATCCGCAGTGGTCAATGGCGGGGCAAACCGTCCATGATCCCTGGTCTGAGGCTGACCGACTGCCCCCCGACGACGAGGGGCAGGTGTGGGCGATCGCCGATGTTGCCGCTGCTCACCTCACCCCCTGCCACGCCGAGTTTCTGGCTCAGTTTCAGGTCAAGGCCAGCCTGATTGTACCGGTGCTGTGTGAGACTCAGCTATGGGGCCTGTTGATTGCCCATAGCTGCACTGCTCCCCGGCCCTGGCTACCAGAGGACGTGGCCAACCTACAGCAGATGGCTGTTCAGGTGGGCATCGCTCTTTACCAGGCCGACCTGAAGGCGCAACTGCAAGCGGCCAAAGCCAATTTAGAGGCCCAGACCGAAACCATGCTGCGCCAAAGTCGCGATCAGCGGCTTCAGTTGGCGGCCATTGTCGAGACCTCCCAAGATGCGATCATCAGCAAAACATCTGACGGCCTGATCACCAGCTGGAACCAGGCCGCCGAACGGCTCTTTGGCTACAGTGCCGCCGAGGCGATTGGCCAGCCCATCACCCTAATCATTCCGCCCGATCGTCAGGCCGACGCCGCCCTGCTCTTTCAGCAACTGCATCAGGGCAAACCGATTGCAACCTACGAAACCCAGCGCCAGTGTAAAGATGGTCGCCTGGTGGAGGTAGCGCTAACCATGTCTCCCGTGCAGGATGAAACCGGTGCGGTAGTTGGGGCTTCTAAAATTGCCAGAGACATTACTGCCCAGCGCCAGGCCCAGCGAGCCCTGCAAGAGCAGACCGCCATCTTACGGAGCTTCTACGATTCATCACCGCTAATGATGGGGGTAGTGGAACTGTCGGTGCACGACATTCTGCACATCTCAGATAACCAGGCAACGGCCGCCTTTTTTAATACCACCGTCGAGGCGCTAGAGGGGCAATGGGCCAGCAATCTAGGTGTGCCTCCAGACTACATTCAGGTCTGGGTTACCCACTATCGCCAGAGCCAGGCTACCGGCCAACCGGTGCAGTTTGACTATGCCCATACCTTTGGCACCTCCACCTTTTGGCTGTCGGTTGTAGTGTCATTTATTGGCATTGCTGAGAGCAAACGGCCTTGTTTTTCCTATGTGGCCACAGACATTACCGATCGCAAACAGGTCGAATTAACACTTCAGCGCAGCGAGGCTCGATACCGCAACATTATTGAGACCACCCTAGAAGGGGTGTGGATGCTGGATGCCCAAGGTAAAACCACCTTCATTAACCAGCAGATGGCCGACATGCTGGGCTACAGCATCGAAGACATGGCCAGCACTGCCCTGCTGGACTTTATTGCCCCCGAAGACCAAGCCCAAGCCAAAACCTATTTAGAATGCCGACGGCAGGGGATTGAAGAAAAGCACCCCTTCAAGTTTCGCCGCCAAGACCAGACCGTGCTGTGGGCCTTGGTGTCGGCAACTCCGATGCTTGACGAAAACGACACCTATGCCGGATGCATCGGCCTGCTTGCCGATGTTACCCCAATCATTACCATTCAAGAGGCCCTAAAGACCTCTAAAATGCAGCTCAGCAGCGTGCTCAATAGCTCCCTTGACGGCATTATGGCCTTTTGCTCGGTGCGCGATGGGCAGGGCACCATTGTTGACTTTGAGTGGCTGTTGAGCAATCCTACCGCCTGCGACCTGGTGGGACGCACCGAAGCCTATCTAGTCGGCAAACGCCTGCTCGATGAAATGCCCGGCAACCTTGAAGAAGGCTTGTTTGATGGCTACGTTCACACCGTCGAAACCGGGGAGCCCTACCGACGGGAGTTCTACTATAACCACGACGGCATTGAATCCTGGTTTGAAACGGTAGCCGTCAAGCTAGGAGATGGCTTTGCCGTCACCTTTCGCAATGTCACCAGCCTCAAACAGTCAGAACAAACCTTATACCAAGTCAATCAACAGCTCGAAGCGCGGGTAGCCGACCTCGATCAGCGCCACAACGAAATGGTGATCTTGAGCGAAATCAGCGATTATCTCCAGGCCTGTTCAACGATAGAAGAAGCTTGTCATACCATCACCAACCTGGTTGAAACCCTCTTTCCCAAATGCTCCGGCGGTATTTTCATCACCCATGCCTCCCACAATCGCCTAGCAATTGTCAATAGCTGGGGTAGGCATCTCCATTCAGACACCCGTTTTAAGCCCGATCAATGCTGGGCGCTGCGCCGGGGTCGAACGCACCACGTCGGGCCAGATCGCCACAGTCTTCGCTGTGCCCACGTGCCAGCCGAGGTCGAGATTGAGGCTACCCTATGTATCCCCATGCTGGCCCAGGGAGAAACCCTAGGATTATTGCACCTCAGCACCGAAACTACGGAGGCCCTATCTGAGCCCAAGCAGCAGCTCGCCCGCGCCTTAGCCGAGCAGTTGGGCATGGCGATCGCCAACCTCAAACTGCAAGAAACCCTCAAAAACCAGAGCATCCGCGACTCACTGACTGGCCTTTATAATCGCCGCTATCTAGAAGAATCGTTCACTCGAGAGATCGGACGAGCCCAGCGAAAACAGCATTCTATCGGCGTGATCATGCTTGATATTGACCATTTCAAGCAGTTTAACGATACCTTTGGCCACGACATCGGCGATTTTGTGCTGCAACTGGTCGGCACCTTACTCAAGGAGAACGTGCGCAGTTCTGACATTGCCTGTCGCTACGGGGGCGAAGAAATGACCTTGATCTTGCCAGAGGCGGATCTCGCCGCAACCATCGCCCGGGCCGAAGTGATTCGAGTGGCCATTAGTCAGTTACGGCCCCATCACCAAGGTCAGCGCCTTGATTCCCTCACGGCATCCTTTGGGGTGGCCAGCTTTCCCCAGCACGGCAGCACTATTCAAACGCTGATCAAAGCTGCCGATGCGGCTCTCTATAGGGCCAAAGCCGCCGGTCGCAACCAGGTGCTTGTCGCCCTGTAGCCCTGCGATCTCCCGCCTAAGGTTAACTTCAATGGCGTAGCCCGGTTGACCTCTATCAGAGTTGTTATGCTTGGCGATGAGCAAATTAGACTAGGCAATGGGGCAACGTATGCGGCGGTTGAACAGGCTAGTTATGGGGGCGATCGCCCTGGTGGTAGGCGTGCTGCTCACCCAAACGATCGCCGTTAGCAGTGGCTACCTGAGGGCGATCGCCCCTTTAGCCCAGGCCCAGGGCAATGCTCCCCCACCCGAACTGGCCCCGGCGTTACCCATGGTCAGCGGCAGTTTTTCCGACCCCCAGGGACGCTTTCAAATTGGCATTTTGGAAGGCTTTACGGTCAGTTCGGCGGCGGGTAGCCCCCTGTTTCAGTCGACCGATGGCAGCTTGGCCTACACCGTGGCAGTCGCTCCTTTACCCACCGCCGATACCCCCAATGCCGCTCTAATGCAGGCGGCCCAAAGCACCTTTGGCAATGGCGAAGGCTTTGTCGCGGGCGATGTGCAGCCCATCCCCGGCGGTGGGGTAAGAATCAATTGGGCAGGGCGGCTAAGCCAGGGGGCAACTCCACCTCAGCCAATTACCGGCAAAATCTTTGCCCGCCAGCGGGGCACAGAGGTGTTTTTGCTCTTGGTAGCCGCTACTCAAGCGGCCGAAGCTCAGCTCTCGGACGCCATCACCGCTTTGGGCAGTACTCTAACCGTGCCTTAGGCTACAGTAGCGGTAGCACTATAGCGATGGCGTGGGAATGCTAGTAGTATGCGCCGATCATCCCTTTGGACGTTACCTCAGACTTACCTGCTCCTGGGCGGCACCGCCCTGGGCTATGCGCTGCTGATTTGGCTGGCTGGGCCAAAGCCAATCGCCGGTTTAGCGGGTGCGGGGGTGGCGGTCGCCATGGTCAGCAGTTGGGCCATGGGCTTTCGCGCTCAGCCCCAAGCGGCTAACGATGGCGATCTGCTCAACGAGCAAATCTTTGCCCGCCAGTTGGGTATTTTGGGGCAGCGGGTGCCGCCCAAATCGCAAAAAGCCTGGCAGCAGGTGCAGGTCTGGGCGACTGAATCCCAGCGGTTTGCCAGCCGCATTTACGATCGCGACTCTCTCCTTCAGCTTGAGCTTCTTGAGGCAATGCATACGGTGCTCGATCTGTCGGGCCAGGTGGCCGATGGCCTAGCAATTCTCGACCAGATTGAAACCCCTGCTTACCAGCAGATGGCCCAGC is a genomic window of Nodosilinea sp. E11 containing:
- a CDS encoding PAS domain S-box protein, whose amino-acid sequence is MAGISNRVASGPDVPTPTAIAPWHQAIAAIARQIRQSLDLTTILTNSVEAVQRLLDCDRALLYQFATDHSGQVVVEAVQNPQWSMAGQTVHDPWSEADRLPPDDEGQVWAIADVAAAHLTPCHAEFLAQFQVKASLIVPVLCETQLWGLLIAHSCTAPRPWLPEDVANLQQMAVQVGIALYQADLKAQLQAAKANLEAQTETMLRQSRDQRLQLAAIVETSQDAIISKTSDGLITSWNQAAERLFGYSAAEAIGQPITLIIPPDRQADAALLFQQLHQGKPIATYETQRQCKDGRLVEVALTMSPVQDETGAVVGASKIARDITAQRQAQRALQEQTAILRSFYDSSPLMMGVVELSVHDILHISDNQATAAFFNTTVEALEGQWASNLGVPPDYIQVWVTHYRQSQATGQPVQFDYAHTFGTSTFWLSVVVSFIGIAESKRPCFSYVATDITDRKQVELTLQRSEARYRNIIETTLEGVWMLDAQGKTTFINQQMADMLGYSIEDMASTALLDFIAPEDQAQAKTYLECRRQGIEEKHPFKFRRQDQTVLWALVSATPMLDENDTYAGCIGLLADVTPIITIQEALKTSKMQLSSVLNSSLDGIMAFCSVRDGQGTIVDFEWLLSNPTACDLVGRTEAYLVGKRLLDEMPGNLEEGLFDGYVHTVETGEPYRREFYYNHDGIESWFETVAVKLGDGFAVTFRNVTSLKQSEQTLYQVNQQLEARVADLDQRHNEMVILSEISDYLQACSTIEEACHTITNLVETLFPKCSGGIFITHASHNRLAIVNSWGRHLHSDTRFKPDQCWALRRGRTHHVGPDRHSLRCAHVPAEVEIEATLCIPMLAQGETLGLLHLSTETTEALSEPKQQLARALAEQLGMAIANLKLQETLKNQSIRDSLTGLYNRRYLEESFTREIGRAQRKQHSIGVIMLDIDHFKQFNDTFGHDIGDFVLQLVGTLLKENVRSSDIACRYGGEEMTLILPEADLAATIARAEVIRVAISQLRPHHQGQRLDSLTASFGVASFPQHGSTIQTLIKAADAALYRAKAAGRNQVLVAL